From Micromonospora rifamycinica, a single genomic window includes:
- a CDS encoding transporter substrate-binding domain-containing protein, translated as MRLRARRLSGRRDPWRGTGPFLALALVAVSTAAFSLVASKSPTIADYLRRSSIAGRELRVGVLADQPLLSTPVKDPGTKDPDAQKQFTGFDASLATFLARSIGVSAEFVPLESTERLDALTSGRVDVLLGGLVITAERQRVVEFAGPYLIGETVMATRGDRPTDPGRDRLCVVPGSGAAADATRLGNPLLLARDLRHCLTAVRAGRADAVAGDEILLRGLVWAAEPGWRVNDIPGTASAAYGIGVARDDPALKALVDSFLVASLRKKKSGAWEKAMDATLRKAGFAGSQPYAPGRLLRDGSDGQDGTGGIVGLPAAVSPVVAGRSRRGRTLAHRRRRRTSGRTVTRRPAGVGGTPAGEPGPGGAAPGVWSLLVGVPVAVSALYLWIQSGGDRQFTLMLAQSINPINFLAAVSLSVVWVFPALPALVFTIGAMVLGAAVDGADRRRLRDRYAVARWTDRAPGWAVWGSILAAAASTPLVFVPAWALALRVVGRRGAAGRVGGRRPGRGWVAVGLPLYATVVGAAVGAALAEGEEVLALIAGWPAVLLLTRATGPLRPGQVAAFVRAAALLAVLLTLGVLYAVVSTPILPSTAIQVAVPTAAPPTPASSGSPAPNDPDTDPPTRQLRGYVVSTDDESTTVLSDRGGVEIVANDVIRSRVSCPSLVDLPGDSAELFGLPLRESLLKALARRQRPTTVQDPRCLLRPDG; from the coding sequence ATGCGTCTGCGCGCCCGCCGTCTGTCCGGTCGGAGGGATCCGTGGCGCGGCACCGGTCCGTTCCTCGCCCTGGCGCTGGTGGCCGTCTCCACCGCCGCGTTCTCCCTGGTAGCGTCGAAGAGCCCCACCATCGCGGACTACCTGCGGCGGTCCTCGATCGCCGGTCGCGAGCTGCGGGTGGGGGTGTTGGCCGACCAACCGCTGCTGAGCACGCCGGTCAAGGACCCGGGCACCAAGGACCCGGACGCCCAGAAGCAGTTCACCGGCTTCGACGCCAGCCTGGCCACCTTCCTGGCCCGGTCGATCGGGGTGTCCGCCGAGTTCGTGCCGCTGGAGTCGACGGAGCGGCTGGACGCGTTGACCTCGGGTCGGGTCGACGTCCTCCTCGGCGGCCTGGTGATCACCGCGGAGCGGCAACGGGTCGTCGAGTTCGCCGGCCCCTACCTGATCGGCGAGACCGTGATGGCCACCCGCGGTGACCGGCCAACCGACCCGGGGCGGGATCGGCTGTGCGTGGTGCCGGGGTCCGGCGCCGCGGCCGACGCCACCCGGCTGGGAAACCCCCTGCTGCTCGCCCGGGATCTGCGGCACTGCCTGACAGCCGTACGCGCCGGCCGGGCCGACGCGGTGGCCGGTGACGAGATCCTGCTGCGTGGCCTGGTCTGGGCCGCGGAACCGGGGTGGAGGGTAAACGATATTCCCGGCACCGCGTCGGCCGCGTACGGCATCGGGGTGGCCCGCGACGATCCCGCGCTGAAGGCTCTGGTCGACTCGTTCCTGGTGGCCAGCCTGCGGAAGAAGAAGTCCGGGGCCTGGGAGAAGGCGATGGACGCCACCCTGCGCAAGGCGGGGTTCGCCGGCTCGCAGCCGTACGCGCCGGGGCGGCTGCTGCGCGACGGCAGTGACGGGCAGGACGGCACGGGTGGGATCGTCGGCCTGCCGGCGGCGGTGTCGCCCGTGGTGGCGGGGAGGTCCCGCCGGGGGCGGACGCTGGCACACCGGCGACGCCGCCGCACGTCGGGGCGGACGGTCACCCGCCGGCCGGCCGGCGTCGGGGGCACCCCGGCGGGCGAGCCGGGGCCGGGCGGCGCCGCGCCGGGGGTGTGGTCGCTGCTGGTCGGTGTGCCGGTCGCGGTCTCCGCGCTGTACCTGTGGATCCAGTCCGGTGGTGACCGCCAGTTCACCCTGATGCTGGCGCAGAGCATCAACCCGATCAATTTCCTCGCCGCGGTGAGCCTCTCCGTGGTGTGGGTCTTCCCCGCTCTGCCCGCCCTGGTCTTCACCATCGGCGCGATGGTGCTCGGGGCGGCGGTCGACGGCGCCGACCGGCGGCGGCTGCGGGACCGGTACGCGGTGGCCCGCTGGACGGACCGGGCACCGGGATGGGCGGTGTGGGGCAGCATCCTGGCCGCCGCGGCCAGCACCCCGCTGGTGTTCGTCCCGGCCTGGGCATTGGCGCTGCGGGTCGTCGGTCGGCGCGGGGCCGCCGGCCGGGTCGGTGGCCGCCGGCCGGGTCGCGGCTGGGTGGCGGTGGGCCTGCCGCTCTACGCCACAGTCGTCGGGGCGGCCGTCGGGGCGGCTCTCGCCGAGGGGGAGGAGGTTCTCGCCCTGATCGCCGGTTGGCCGGCCGTACTGCTGCTCACCCGCGCCACCGGACCGTTGCGTCCGGGGCAGGTGGCCGCCTTCGTCCGGGCCGCGGCCCTGCTGGCCGTCCTTCTCACGCTGGGCGTGCTGTACGCGGTGGTGAGCACGCCGATCCTGCCGTCCACCGCGATCCAGGTGGCCGTGCCGACGGCCGCGCCGCCCACCCCCGCCTCGTCGGGGTCACCGGCCCCGAACGATCCGGACACCGACCCGCCGACCCGCCAGTTACGCGGGTACGTCGTCTCGACGGACGACGAGTCGACCACCGTGCTGTCCGACCGGGGCGGGGTGGAGATCGTCGCCAACGACGTCATCAGGTCGCGGGTGTCCTGCCCCAGTCTGGTCGACCTGCCGGGCGACTCGGCGGAGCTGTTCGGCCTGCCGCTGCGGGAGTCGTTGCT
- a CDS encoding M48 family metalloprotease, giving the protein MTATDPAGASGAGSVDAGPVGAFRRDPAAVPERLGWWYLLVVAALGAVGVGAGDLYFLADRSRSLPWAVVFAACERASGATAANPVPPGFTDCLAAPARQRALVLLVAVAVVLAGAAVLLVAVPAADLWRLRRHRGRFTVEAAARRFGALCAAEQLTGRDRPRLLIAGPPVRQAFTVGLVGRRPTVVLPVGLAVAYRDPHRFDPVVRHELAHVRARDVTWVAAVRALVWLPLPAVAVGGLLEIGAFGPNAVVAGAFLRAGLLAGLVAVLAAALLRARERAADRYAAAGGPAGALTALLRSGVGVGVDRRSPALWRRLFARHPTAAERIRSLREPADRRAGELVQGVAVGAVAVVTMAAVHELVMNGHYPALGWLPRLVDVWVGAVLIVGGLLPSLRRRAATARRSGATVGWWRPVAGTGVGLFVATLGTAWLPLPGGADLFLDRGATASLAFAVVTAVLGAGAVGLCVLVAAALARSGARWWFAGYASALGVTVAVLWPVPGLPPLWHDPDLVRSWLAYDLPATGWLLPALGLPALLALRGLTGRRPTGGPPNGRRSAVTRVRRVARSTRVRVVAVAVLVCTGGAVGQLRLAPPGSLDEAVADAQARWLLTALAGGVVLLATATRPRSGTGAGTAAGSATDPGPAATASSPDTASGCGPAGSGPITWGMADRLGRALPAAVATTLGSALLQYLDAVLAGRSADGPAFRLTVGNPLVWLLYLTALGVPFLLLSRPGRVDRRRWPVPARSLPPVVALTTVTLTLLALGPGVPGTRVPLPAAGTPSVPRSQPTAAAPPALPTSPGGTPPGRPTAVGPASGTSSVPGRRLTTAEARAVSRAARSALPGSWVTRPVTPEGDDPIEPADCRPLARSGYLDRLRSGERARGEARYATLPGRLGIASTTVAVDVTSYAEPVPGAVFAAAEAARTACRRFTAGGVRFTVGGRPAPALGEQSWRVDYALAVGGGRSRITGASVLVLVRVGHNLVAVSVVAVAEPLDERLLADVVTTVVDALDRP; this is encoded by the coding sequence ATGACCGCCACCGACCCGGCCGGGGCATCCGGGGCGGGGTCCGTCGACGCCGGGCCGGTCGGTGCGTTCCGCCGGGATCCCGCCGCGGTACCGGAACGGCTGGGCTGGTGGTACCTGCTCGTGGTGGCGGCCCTCGGTGCGGTCGGCGTCGGTGCGGGGGACCTGTACTTCCTCGCCGACCGGTCCCGCAGCCTGCCCTGGGCGGTGGTCTTCGCCGCCTGTGAGCGGGCCTCCGGGGCGACCGCCGCGAACCCGGTGCCGCCCGGGTTCACCGACTGCCTGGCCGCACCGGCCCGCCAGCGGGCACTGGTGCTGCTCGTCGCGGTCGCCGTCGTGCTGGCCGGCGCGGCGGTGCTGCTGGTGGCGGTGCCAGCGGCCGACCTGTGGCGACTGCGCCGCCATCGTGGCCGCTTCACCGTCGAGGCGGCGGCGCGGCGGTTCGGCGCGCTCTGCGCCGCCGAGCAGCTGACCGGCCGGGACCGGCCGCGCCTGCTGATCGCCGGCCCACCGGTCCGGCAGGCTTTCACCGTCGGTCTCGTCGGCCGGCGGCCGACCGTCGTCCTCCCGGTCGGGCTCGCCGTGGCGTACCGGGATCCGCACCGGTTCGACCCGGTGGTGCGGCACGAACTGGCGCATGTCCGGGCGCGGGACGTGACGTGGGTGGCCGCCGTCCGGGCCCTCGTCTGGCTGCCGCTGCCGGCGGTCGCCGTCGGCGGCCTGCTGGAGATCGGCGCGTTCGGACCGAACGCGGTCGTCGCCGGTGCGTTCCTGCGGGCCGGGCTGCTGGCCGGCCTGGTCGCTGTGCTGGCGGCGGCGCTGTTGCGGGCGCGCGAACGTGCCGCGGACCGGTACGCGGCGGCCGGCGGCCCGGCCGGGGCGCTGACCGCCCTGCTGCGCTCCGGCGTCGGCGTCGGCGTCGACCGGCGGTCGCCGGCGCTGTGGCGTCGGTTGTTCGCCCGGCATCCGACCGCGGCGGAACGGATCCGCTCGCTGCGGGAGCCGGCCGACCGGCGGGCCGGCGAGCTGGTCCAGGGGGTGGCGGTCGGCGCGGTGGCGGTGGTGACCATGGCCGCCGTCCACGAACTCGTCATGAACGGGCACTATCCGGCGCTGGGCTGGCTGCCCCGGCTGGTCGACGTCTGGGTCGGCGCGGTGTTGATCGTCGGCGGGCTGTTGCCGTCGCTGCGCCGCCGGGCGGCCACGGCCCGCCGGTCCGGGGCGACGGTCGGCTGGTGGCGACCGGTCGCCGGGACGGGCGTCGGCCTGTTCGTGGCGACCCTCGGCACCGCCTGGCTGCCCCTGCCCGGCGGTGCTGACCTCTTCCTCGACCGGGGGGCCACGGCGAGCCTGGCCTTCGCCGTGGTGACGGCGGTGCTCGGTGCCGGCGCGGTCGGGCTCTGCGTGCTCGTCGCGGCGGCACTCGCCCGGTCGGGTGCCCGGTGGTGGTTCGCCGGGTACGCGAGCGCCCTCGGCGTGACGGTCGCGGTGCTGTGGCCGGTACCCGGGCTCCCTCCGCTGTGGCACGACCCCGACCTGGTCCGGAGCTGGCTGGCCTACGACCTGCCCGCCACCGGCTGGCTGCTGCCCGCCCTCGGGCTGCCGGCGCTGCTCGCCCTGCGGGGCCTGACCGGGCGTCGGCCGACCGGCGGGCCGCCGAACGGCCGCCGGTCCGCCGTCACCAGGGTCCGTCGGGTGGCCCGGTCGACGCGGGTCCGGGTGGTCGCGGTCGCCGTGCTGGTCTGCACGGGTGGTGCCGTCGGGCAGCTCCGGCTCGCCCCGCCCGGCAGCCTCGACGAGGCGGTGGCCGACGCGCAGGCCCGCTGGCTGCTCACCGCCCTGGCCGGCGGGGTCGTCCTGCTGGCGACCGCGACCCGCCCGCGATCAGGGACCGGCGCGGGTACTGCGGCCGGGTCCGCGACCGACCCCGGCCCCGCAGCCACCGCCTCCTCACCCGACACCGCGTCCGGGTGCGGCCCGGCCGGGTCCGGCCCGATCACCTGGGGCATGGCGGACCGGCTCGGCCGGGCGTTGCCCGCCGCGGTGGCGACGACCCTCGGGTCCGCGCTGCTCCAGTACCTCGACGCGGTGCTGGCCGGCCGCTCCGCCGACGGACCGGCGTTCCGGCTGACCGTGGGCAACCCGTTGGTCTGGCTGCTGTACCTGACCGCCCTCGGCGTGCCGTTCCTGCTGCTGTCCCGGCCCGGCCGGGTCGACCGCCGCCGGTGGCCGGTGCCGGCACGGTCGTTGCCGCCGGTGGTGGCGCTGACCACGGTGACGCTGACGCTGCTGGCGCTCGGGCCGGGGGTGCCCGGCACCCGGGTGCCGCTGCCGGCGGCCGGCACACCGTCCGTGCCCCGGTCCCAGCCGACCGCGGCGGCCCCGCCGGCCCTGCCGACCTCGCCGGGCGGGACGCCGCCCGGCCGGCCGACTGCCGTCGGCCCGGCGTCCGGCACCTCGTCCGTCCCGGGAAGGCGGCTCACCACCGCCGAGGCGCGGGCCGTCAGCCGGGCCGCCCGGTCGGCGCTGCCGGGGTCCTGGGTGACCCGACCGGTCACCCCCGAGGGCGACGACCCGATCGAGCCCGCCGACTGCCGCCCCCTGGCCCGCAGCGGATACCTCGACCGGCTCCGGTCGGGGGAACGTGCCCGGGGCGAGGCCAGGTACGCCACCCTGCCCGGCCGGCTCGGCATCGCCTCGACCACGGTGGCCGTCGACGTCACCTCGTACGCCGAGCCGGTGCCCGGGGCCGTGTTCGCCGCCGCCGAGGCCGCCCGGACCGCCTGTCGACGGTTCACCGCCGGCGGGGTGCGGTTCACCGTCGGGGGTCGGCCCGCCCCCGCGCTGGGCGAACAGTCCTGGCGGGTCGACTACGCCCTGGCGGTCGGCGGCGGTCGGAGCCGGATCACCGGCGCCAGCGTCCTCGTCCTGGTAAGGGTCGGGCACAACCTGGTCGCCGTCTCGGTGGTCGCGGTGGCGGAGCCACTGGACGAGCGGCTGCTCGCCGACGTGGTGACCACCGTGGTCGACGCCCTCGACCGGCCCTGA
- a CDS encoding quinone oxidoreductase family protein: protein MTADPADPPPTAGPAAASATAGPDGAPVSAAASMPAVVVTGHGEPPVVVERPRPVPAGGEVSVRVTAAPLTPLDLLCASGTSYLGAPALPYVPGVQGVGTLDDGTPVWFPTRAGMAPGDGSLAGYAVVPATDPVPLPPGADHRLVAALGLSAVAAWAALTLRGGLRPGEVVLVLAAGGAVGQAAVQLARLAGAGRVVAACRSDAAVYSARRSGADAVVRLTADDEPETLARRFRQAADGPVDLVLDPLFGVPAAAALRALAPGGRLVNLGGSAAPTAPIDSATLRGGSLRILGYTNNELTAAERATAITLVAGHAAAGRLTVAHQVRPLAEAAEAWADQRAGTAAGRIVLVPPPD, encoded by the coding sequence ATGACCGCCGACCCCGCCGACCCGCCGCCGACGGCCGGTCCCGCTGCCGCGTCGGCGACCGCCGGCCCGGACGGCGCGCCGGTGTCCGCTGCGGCGTCGATGCCCGCCGTCGTCGTCACCGGTCACGGCGAGCCGCCCGTCGTGGTCGAGCGCCCCCGCCCGGTCCCGGCCGGGGGCGAGGTGTCGGTACGGGTCACCGCCGCGCCGCTGACCCCGCTGGACCTGCTCTGCGCCTCGGGTACCTCCTATCTGGGCGCCCCGGCCCTGCCGTACGTCCCCGGCGTGCAGGGCGTCGGCACGCTGGACGACGGCACCCCGGTCTGGTTCCCGACCCGGGCCGGGATGGCCCCCGGCGACGGCAGCCTGGCCGGGTACGCGGTGGTCCCCGCGACCGACCCGGTGCCCCTGCCACCGGGGGCCGACCACCGGCTGGTGGCGGCCCTCGGGCTCTCGGCGGTCGCCGCGTGGGCGGCGTTGACCCTGCGCGGTGGCCTGCGCCCCGGCGAGGTGGTGCTGGTGCTGGCCGCCGGTGGCGCGGTCGGCCAGGCGGCGGTGCAGCTCGCCCGGCTCGCCGGGGCGGGGCGGGTGGTGGCCGCCTGCCGGTCCGACGCCGCCGTCTACTCCGCGCGCCGGTCCGGCGCGGACGCGGTGGTCCGGCTCACCGCCGACGACGAGCCGGAGACCCTGGCCCGGCGTTTCCGGCAGGCCGCCGACGGCCCGGTGGACCTGGTGCTGGACCCCCTGTTCGGGGTGCCGGCGGCGGCGGCCCTGCGCGCCCTGGCCCCGGGCGGGCGGCTGGTCAACCTCGGTGGCTCGGCCGCGCCGACCGCGCCGATCGACTCGGCGACCCTGCGCGGCGGATCGCTGCGGATCCTGGGCTACACCAACAACGAGCTGACCGCCGCCGAACGCGCGACGGCGATCACCCTGGTGGCCGGGCACGCCGCCGCCGGCCGGCTGACCGTCGCCCACCAGGTACGGCCGTTGGCCGAGGCGGCGGAGGCCTGGGCCGACCAGCGGGCCGGCACTGCCGCCGGCCGCATCGTGCTGGTGCCCCCACCCGACTGA
- a CDS encoding DODA-type extradiol aromatic ring-opening family dioxygenase gives MAQVVAVIASTHHPFYYRATTATGEDRPPFADEWARKILAFRETLTRANPDVLVMVGSDHFHQLWLDNMPQFLVGKAPFYDANWYNEEREFGLPRMLLRGQEDLSAHVLRAGLDAGFDLAFSNELRIDHSITCPIITLRPEADLPIVPIYTNIFAPPLPQPKRFVQLGAAIREIVESWPSHLRVAVIGTGHLSLELGGPRQFGPQGPDPEFDRRAVEWIANGDLDGCLSEVTLDSLHAPGNATHGFMDFMLMMGVAGAGAKADHVDTLDLFHTMEAYFTWYPNGAPA, from the coding sequence ATGGCCCAGGTCGTCGCGGTCATCGCCTCCACCCACCATCCGTTCTACTACCGCGCCACCACGGCCACCGGTGAGGACCGGCCCCCGTTCGCCGACGAGTGGGCCCGCAAGATCCTCGCCTTCCGGGAGACCCTCACCCGGGCCAACCCGGACGTGCTGGTGATGGTCGGCTCCGACCACTTCCACCAGCTCTGGCTGGACAACATGCCGCAGTTCCTGGTCGGCAAGGCCCCGTTCTACGACGCCAACTGGTACAACGAGGAACGCGAGTTCGGCCTGCCCCGGATGCTGCTGCGCGGCCAGGAGGACCTGTCGGCCCACGTGCTGCGGGCCGGCCTGGACGCCGGGTTCGACCTGGCCTTCAGCAACGAGCTGCGGATCGACCACAGCATCACCTGCCCGATCATCACGCTGCGGCCCGAGGCGGACCTGCCGATCGTGCCGATCTACACCAACATCTTCGCCCCGCCGCTGCCGCAGCCGAAACGGTTCGTCCAGCTCGGCGCGGCCATCCGGGAGATCGTCGAGAGCTGGCCCAGCCACCTGCGGGTGGCCGTCATCGGCACCGGCCACCTGTCGCTGGAGCTGGGCGGGCCGCGCCAGTTCGGCCCGCAGGGACCGGACCCGGAGTTCGACCGCCGGGCGGTGGAGTGGATCGCCAACGGCGACCTCGACGGCTGCCTGTCCGAGGTGACCCTGGACAGCCTGCACGCCCCTGGCAACGCCACCCACGGCTTCATGGACTTCATGCTGATGATGGGGGTGGCCGGCGCGGGCGCCAAGGCCGACCACGTGGACACCCTGGACCTGTTCCACACCATGGAGGCGTACTTCACCTGGTACCCGAACGGAGCGCCGGCATGA